The Mycolicibacterium aurum genome segment CTGTCCACCGTGATCGTCGCCACCACACTCCAGGCCGGATGGCCGATGCCATTGGCCGTCGGCACCGTGCTGGTGGTGGGGCCGTTCCTCGGACTGCTGATGGGACTGGTGATCGAGTACTTCGACGTCCAGCCGTTCATCGTCACCCTTGCAGGCATGTTCCTGGCGCGCGGGCTGTGCTACGTCATCAGCGTCGACACGCTGCCGATCAACGACCCGGTACTGCGTGAGGTCGGGCTGAACTATGTGTACCTGTACGAGGACAAGTTCATCCGCTGGACGGTGGTGATCGCGATCGCGGTCGTGGCGATCGCCGCGTACACGCTGCACCAGACCCGGTTCGGTCGAACGGTGTATGCGGTCGGGGGTAACCGGCAATCGGCACAGTTGATGGGGCTGAGCGCGTCCAGAGCCCGGGTCTCGGTGTACGCGATCAGCGGCTTGTGCGCGGCGCTGGCGGGATTGCTGCTCGCCGTGCAGAAGCTGTCCGGCTACAGCCTCAACGGCATCGGTCTGGAACTCGACGCGATCGCGGCCGCAGTGATTGGCGGTGTGCTTCTCTCCGGCGGCGTGGGATTCGTGCTCGGATCGGTGATCGGCGTGCTCGTGCTCGGCACCATCGGAACGTTCGTCACCGCAGCGAACCTCGACTCGTACTGGACCCGGATCATGACCGGGGTGCTGCTCCTGGTATTCGTCCTGGTTCAACGACTAGTGGTGAGGAAGCCAGGATGAGCACCCAGCCGAACCAACCGATGGCACCGAAACCGGTCATGGCCGACGTCGCGCGGCTGGCGGGTGTGAGCCATCAGACCGTCTCCCGCGTGATCAACGGCTCGACCAGCATCCGCCCCGCAACCAAGGCGCGGGTGGAGCAGGCCATCGCCGAACTCGGGTACCGGCCCAACACCGCGGCCCGCGCCCTGGTGACCCGGCGCTCGGGAATCATCGGGATCGTCGGCACCAACAGTGCCCTGTACGGCCCGTCGAGCATTCAGCGGTCCGTACAGGAGGCCGCCCGCGCTGCGGGCTACTTCTCCAGCCTGGTTCCACTGGCCGAGGTCACACTCGAGACGCTGCACGATGCGCTGGATCACCTGACCCGGCAATCGGTGGAGGCCATCGTGATGATCGCCGCCCAGGAGGACGCGCTGGCTGTCGTGCATTCGGCGGATGCCGGCTTGCCGCTGATCGTCGTGGAGGGCGATCTGTCAGGACGCGGGCTCAGCGTCGGCGTCGACCAGATCGACGGTGCCCGCCAAGCCACCCAGCACCTCATCGATCTCGGACACCGGGCCATCACCCACGTCGCAGGCCCGCTGACCTGGACCGAGGCCAAAGGCCGCTGCACGGGCTATGAGCAGGCGATGCGAGCCGCGGGACTGACGCCCCGCACGCCCTGCGAAGGGGACTGGACACCGGCCCGCGGCTACGAGATCGGCCGCGAACTGGCCCGCAGCGGCGACACGACCGCGGTGTTCGTGGCCAACGACCAGATGGCAATCGGGGTTCTGCACGCGCTCGCCGAGGCCGACCTGTCGGTTCCCGGCGACATCAGCGTCGTCGGGTTCGACGACATCCCCGAAGCCGGCTACCTCAACCCCGCGCTGACGACCATCCGCCAGGACTTCCACGCCATCGGTCGCCGTGCCATGGACCTCGTGATGGCCACGTTGGACGGCTCGACCACCAGCGTGCCGCTGCTGCCCCCCGAACTCATCGTCCGTGACAGCACGGCGAGACTGAAGGATTCACCATGAGTAACGAGAAGTACACCGTGGGAGTCGATTTCGGCACCCTTTCCGGGCGCGCACTGGTGGTGCGGGTCAGTGACGGCCATGAGCTCGCCAGCGCAGAACACGTCTACGAGCACGGCGTCATCACCGATGCGCTGCCCGGTAGCCCCGTTCGGCTGCCCGCGCAGTGGGCGTTGCAGGTGCCCGCCGACTACATCGAGGTGCTGCGCACCGCGGTGCCGCAGGCAGTCGCCGACGCCGGCATCGACCCGTCCGATGTGATCGGCATCGGCACCGACTTCACCGCCTGCACCATGGTGCCCGTCCGCAGTGACGGGACGCCGCTGTGCGAACTCGACGGATTCGGCGACCGGCCACACGCCTATGTCAAGCTGTGGCGCCACCATTCTCCGCAGCTGCAGGCGGACCGCATCAATGCCGTTGCCGCCCAACGCAACGAGTTCTGGCTGCCGCGCTACGGCGGCCTGATCTCCAGCGAGTGGGAGTTCGCGAAGGCCTTGGAGATCTTCGACGAGGACCCGCAGGTGTATCAGGCGATGGATCACTTCGTGGAGGCAGCCGACTGGATCGTCTGGCAGCTGTCGGGCACCTATGTCCGCAACGCGTGCACCGCCGGGTACAAGGGCATCCGGCAGGACGACCGGTATCCGTCACCGGAGTTCCTCGCCGAGGTGCGCCCCGGATTCGCCGACTTCGTCGCCGAGAAGCTGGATCACCGGATCGGCCGCCTCGGTGAACGGGCCGGGACATTGACCCCGCAGGCTGCGCAGTGGACCGGATTGCCGGAGGGAATTCCCGTCGCGGTGGGCAATGTCGATGCGCATGTCACGGTCGCCGCCGCCGACGCGATGGAGCCGGGACATCTCGTGGCGATCATGGGAACGTCGACCTGCCATGTGATGAATTCCGATGTCCTGCGCGAAGTCCCCGGCATGTGCGGTGTGGTCCGCGGCGGGATCTGCGAAGGCAGCTGGGGTTACGAGGCCGGCCAGTCCGGGGTGGGGGACATCTTCGGCTGGTTCGTGGACAATTGTGTCCCCGAGAGCTATCAGATCGAAGCCCGCCGCCGCGGCCTGTCGCTGCACGAGCATCTCACCGAGCTCGCCGGCCGCCAACGCGTCGGCGAACACGGACTGGTGGCCCTGGACTGGCACAGTGGAAACCGTTCGGTGCTGGTCGATCACGAACTCTCCGGTGTCATGATCGGGCAGACCCTGGCCACCACCTGTGTCGACATGTACCGGGCACTACTGGAGGCCACCGCGTTCGGCACCAGGATGATCGTCGAGACCTTCTCCGACAGTGGCGTACCCGTCACCGAACTGGTGGTCGCCGGCGGTCTGCTCAAGAACCACCTCCTGATGCAGATCTACGCCGATGCGGTCGGGCTGCCGCTGTCGGTCGTGCCCTCTGCCCAGGCGCCGGCGCTGGGGTCGGCCATTCACGCCGCCGCGGCCGCAGGCGCATTCACTGACGTCCGCGCCGCCGCAGCACAGATGGGCACGCGGACGCGCAACGCCTACACCCCGATTCCGGACAACGTTGCGGCCTATGACCGGCTTTACCGCGAGTACGTGGCGGCCTACGAGTGGTTCGGCCGCGGTAACCAGATGATGCGCAGACTCCGCCGCGTCGGAGCACGAGAAACCGTGGGAGCCACGTCATGACCATCACCTCCGATGTCGACCACGTGATCGCCGCGCTGCGCCGACAGGTCTGCGATCTGCACCGGCATCTGACCCGTTACGAGCTTGTCATCTGGACCGCAGGCAACGTCTCGGCCCGGGTTCCCGATCGCGATCTGCTGGTGATCAAACCATCGGGGATCGACTACGACTCGATGACCGCTGACGACATGGTGGTGTGCGACCTGTACGGCAACCTCGTCGACGGAGCGCTTTCGCCGTCGTCGGATACCGCCGCCCACGCCTACGTGTACCGCCACATGCCCGAGGTGGGTGGAGTGGTGCACACCCACTCCACCTATGCCACCGCGTGGGCTGCTCGCGCAGAACCGATACCGTGCGTGCTCACGATGGCGGCCGACGAGTTCGGCGGGGAGATCCCGGTCGGTCCCTTCGCGCTCATCGGCGACGACTCCATCGGCCGCGGGATCGTAGAAACGCTGCGGGACAGTCGATCTCCTGCTGTGCTGATGCGTAACCACGGACCGTTCACCATCGGCCCCACCGCGCGGGCCGCCGTCAAGGCGGCCGTCATGGTCGAGGATGTGGCGCGCACCGTGCACATCAGTCGGCAACTCGGTCCCGCATCGACCATCGACGCCGCCGATGTCACCGCGCTGTTCGAGCGATATCAGAACGTGTACGGCCAGACCGTCGGCACGACGACACCCTCCGAGGAGAGCACGCGATGATCGCTTCCCGACTCGTCACCAGCCAGATCTGGCTGATCACGGGTAGCCAGTCCATGTACGGGCAGGACATCCTGGACCAGGTCGCCGACCAGTCGCGGCAGATCGCCGAACGCCTGGACGGCAGCACGGAGATCCCGGTGGAGGTGCGATGGATGCCGGTGGTCACCGACGCCGACTCGATCGCGCGGGTGCTCAGCGATGCGAACACCTCGACCGAATGCATCGGCGTGATCGCCTGGATGCACACATTCTCGCCGGCCAAGATGTGGATCCGCGGCCTCAAGGTGCTCCAGAAGCCGCTGCTGCATCTGCACACGCAGTTCGGTGTCGAGTTGCCCTGGAGCACCATCGACATGGACTTCATGAACCTGAACCAGGCCGCACACGGCGACCGCGAGTTCGGCTACATCCAGTCACGGCTGTCGTTTCCGCGCAAGACCATTGCCGGGCACGTCAGCGATCCCGACACCCGTCGGCGGATCGGATCGTGGGTGCGGGCGGCGCTGGGACGCGCCGAGCAATCGGCGCTCAAGGTGGCCCGGTTCGGCGACAACATGCGCGGCGTCGCTGTCACCGAGGGTGACAAGGTGGAGGCCGAAGCCCACTTCGGGGTATCGGTGGACACCTACGGTGTCAACGATCTGGTGGACGTCGTGGACCAGATCCGGCCGGCCGAGGTCGACAAGCTCGTCCGCGAGTACGAGCACACCTACCGCGTGGCCGCCGAGCTGCTTCCCGGCGGGGACCGGCACACCTCGTTGCGGCATGGCGCCCAGATCGAACTCGGTCTGCGGAAGTTCCTCCAGGATGGCGGATTCCATGCCTTCACCACCAACTTCGAGGACCTCGGTGGCCTGCGTCAGCTCCCCGGTCTGGCGGTGCAGCGGCTGATGGCCGACGGTTACGGTTTCGGCGGCGAGGGCGACTGGAAGACCGCCGTGATGCTGCGCACCGTGAAGGTGATGGCCGAGGGGCTTCCCGGTGGCACATCGTTCATGGAGGACTACACCTACGACCTCACGCCGGGCCGGGAACGCATTCTGGGTGCGCACATGCTGGAGGTCTGCCCGAGCATCGCCGAAGGGACCCCGACGCTCGAAGTGCATCCGTTGGCGATCGGTGGTCGCGAAGACCCCGTCCGGCTGCGCTTCGTGGCGGCACCAGCCGACGCGGTGATCATCGGCATCTGTGACATGGGTGCGCGATTTCGACTGGTGGCCAACGAAGTTCGCGTCGTCGAGCCGAATGCCGAATTGCCGAGGCTGCCGGTAGCGTGCGCTGTGTGGGAACCTCTGCCGTCCTGGTCCACCTCGGCGGAGGCCTGGTTGATGGCGGGTGCGCCGCACCACACGGTGATGTCCACAGCGATCACGACCGAGACGATCGACGACTTGGCCGTGATGACCGACACCGAACTTCTCATCATCGACGCCGCGACGACGGTGCGCGGCTTCCAGCACGAACTGAAGTGGAACGACGTCTACCACCATGTCGCCGCGGGACTCTGAACAGGCTGCGGACCGATGATCGCCGCGCGGCTGCACGCCATCGGTGACCTGCGTGTGGCCACCGAACCGGACCCGGACGATGCCCCACCCGGCTGGTCGCTTCTCGCCGTGACGTCGGTGGGCATCTGCGGCTCCGATCTGCACTGGTTCACCGACGGCGGGATCGGCGAGAACCGGATCGAGCGCCCTGTCGTGCCCGGGCACGAATTCGCCGCCGTCGCGCTCAGCGGCCCGTACGCCGGGCGCCGGGTGGCCGTGGACCCGGCCATCCCGTGCGAGACCTGTGAGATGTGCCTCTCCGAATACCACAATCTCTGCCCGACAGTGGAATTCGCCGGCCACGGCAGTCTCGACGGCGCGCTGCAGGAACGGATGCGGTGGCCGGATCAGCTGCTGCATCCGCTGCCCGATCACCTCAGCGACGACGCCGGCGCACTACTCGAGCCGCTGGGCGTCGCTCTGCACGCCGTCGCGGTCAGCCACCTGCGGCCCGGGGCCGACGTGCTGGTGGTGGGTGCGGGACCGATCGGAGTCTTGACCGCGCAGGTCGCGCACCGGTCCGGTGCCCGCCGCGTCTTCGTCGTGGAGCCCCTCGAACACCGCAGACGCACCGCACTGCAGTGCGGGGCCGACGCGGCCTTCCCCGCCGAGGACGGAGCCGCGGCGGTGATGGATGCGACAGGGGGGCGCGGTGTCGATGTTGCGATCGAGATGGCCGGAACCGACGCCGCGATCGCCACGGCCGTGGCCGCCAGCCGGCCGGGCGCACGCATCGCCCTCGGCGGTATCCCGTCGCAGGACCTTTCCGCGTTCTCCGCCGCGCCGGCTCGCCGGAAGGGACTCACCTTCGCCATGGTGCGGCGGATGAACGGGACCTACCCACGGGCGATCGAACTTGCCGGCGGCAGTATGGAGCTCGATTCGCTGGTCAGTCAACGCTATCCACTGTCCGACGCCGCCACCGCGTTCACTTCGGCCGCCAGTCGGGACGGCGACAAGGTCGTGGTGTCCGTGTCGTGCAGTTGAGTGCGCCAGGCGGCCGTCAGCGGCGGCTGAACGTCACCGGGATCGACGTCGGAGACCGGAACGGCTGACCGTAGATGTGCGGGTCGCCGTCGGTGAGCAGCTGGATGTCGGACAGGCGGGTCAGCAGGGTCTCGCACGCCACCCGGGTTTCCATCCGCGCCAGGTGCAGCCCCATGCAGGTGTGTTCGCCGGCGGCAAAGGACAGGTGTGGCACCCGTTTCCGGAAGATGTCGAACTCTTCTGCGCGTTCCCAGCGTCGCTCGTCGCGATTGGCCGAGCCGATGCACACGTCGATCACCGAGCCTGCCGGGATCGGCACCCCGTCCACCTCGGTGTCCTCGTTGGCGAAGCGCTGCACCGTGGTCAACGGCGTCTCATACCGCAGCGCTTCCTCGATGGCGGGTCCGATCAGTCCGTGATCGGCGGCGACGGCGTCGAATTGGTCGCGGTGGGTGAGGAGAAGATAGAGCAGATTCCCCGACGACCGGTAGGTCGTCTCGAGTCCGGCCGGCAACAACAGGCGCAGGAACGAGAAGATCGCTTCGTCGGTGAGGCGCTCACCATCGATCTCGGCCGAGACCAGGTCGCCGATGATGTCCTCGGTGGGCGCCGACCGCCGCTTCTCGATCTGGGTGAGAAAGTAGTCCTTGAGCGCGGCGGAGGCTTCGAATGCGCGCTTGTATTTGACGGTGTAGCTGATGAGTTCGACCGCGCGTCTGCGGAACCACGGCAGGTCTTCTTCGGGGAGCCCGAGGAGTCGGGAGATGACCCGGGTAGGGAACTCGAAGGTGAAGTCGCGCACCAGGTCGGCGCTGCCGTCGGAGATGAACTCGTCGATCAGCCCGTCGACGACGGGCCGGACGATCTCGGGCTCCCACCGGGCCAGCGACCGTGACTTGAACGCCGCGGAGACAAGGTTGCGGTGCTCCCAGTGCCGCTTTCCCTCCATCGCCAGGATCGTCGGACCGATGAACATACCTATGGTCGCGTCGTAGATCGTGGAATTGAATGCCTTCCCATCCCGGAACACCCGGTTGACGGCATCGAATGACACCGCTGCGTAGAGGTTCTCGGGCTTCAGCGAATCCGGTGTCTTCGACCAGTCCATCACCGATCCGCGGAAGACACCGCCGTCGGCGCGGCGCCTCGCGAACATCGGATAGGGATCGCGCAGATCGATGGGCCCGTCCATCGCGACGTCCTCTACCGGAGTGTTCATGTGAGTAACTGTAATGCTTACAGTAATGGACTGTACAGAACTGTTATGGTGGCCATGACCGCAGGCCGGTGTCCGCAGGGAAGGATCGCAGATGGCAGCATCTCGCGGCGACGGTGTCGTCGGAGTGCGCCGGCAGGAACCGATGTCGGCGGTCCTGGAACGCCAGCGCGCCGCCTTCATGGCCGACGGACCAGCCGATGCGGCCGTGCGACGCAACCGGATCGACCGGCTGGTGGCGCTGGTCCTGGACAATGTCGACGACTTCACCGACGCGATGGCGTGTGACTTCGGGACCCGTCCGCGAGCGGGGTCGTTGTTCACCGAGATCATGGGCATGCTGTCGGTGATCGAGCACACCAGATCCCATGTGCGGCACTGGATGCGGCCGCAGAAGCTGATGCGGCCGATGCGTACGTTCGGGCTGCGGGCCGAAGTCGAACCGTCGCCGCTTGGGGTGGTCGGCATCATCGGACCCTGGAACTTCCCGCTGAACCTGGTGGTGCTGCCCGCGTCGGCGGCGTTCGCCGCAGGCAACCGGGTGATGATCAAGATGTCCGAGGTCACGCCCCGCACCGCGGAGTTGATGAAGGCCTTGGCGGGCAGGTATTTCAGCCCTACCGAGCTCACCGTCGTCACCGGCGGGGCGGATGTCGCCGCGGAGTTCGCGGCGCTGCCGTTCGACCACCTCTTCTTCACCGGTTCGCCGTCGGTGGGGATGCTGGTCCAGCGGGCGGCGGCGTCCAACCT includes the following:
- a CDS encoding ABC transporter permease subunit, which produces MSTQTAARPRAVATEVLARARGRYLSPLASLVLFVAMFTAVIARYDFASPAQVFLNLLVDNAYLVVLAVGMTFVILTGGIDLSVGSVVALSTVIVATTLQAGWPMPLAVGTVLVVGPFLGLLMGLVIEYFDVQPFIVTLAGMFLARGLCYVISVDTLPINDPVLREVGLNYVYLYEDKFIRWTVVIAIAVVAIAAYTLHQTRFGRTVYAVGGNRQSAQLMGLSASRARVSVYAISGLCAALAGLLLAVQKLSGYSLNGIGLELDAIAAAVIGGVLLSGGVGFVLGSVIGVLVLGTIGTFVTAANLDSYWTRIMTGVLLLVFVLVQRLVVRKPG
- a CDS encoding LacI family DNA-binding transcriptional regulator, giving the protein MSTQPNQPMAPKPVMADVARLAGVSHQTVSRVINGSTSIRPATKARVEQAIAELGYRPNTAARALVTRRSGIIGIVGTNSALYGPSSIQRSVQEAARAAGYFSSLVPLAEVTLETLHDALDHLTRQSVEAIVMIAAQEDALAVVHSADAGLPLIVVEGDLSGRGLSVGVDQIDGARQATQHLIDLGHRAITHVAGPLTWTEAKGRCTGYEQAMRAAGLTPRTPCEGDWTPARGYEIGRELARSGDTTAVFVANDQMAIGVLHALAEADLSVPGDISVVGFDDIPEAGYLNPALTTIRQDFHAIGRRAMDLVMATLDGSTTSVPLLPPELIVRDSTARLKDSP
- the araB gene encoding ribulokinase, with translation MSNEKYTVGVDFGTLSGRALVVRVSDGHELASAEHVYEHGVITDALPGSPVRLPAQWALQVPADYIEVLRTAVPQAVADAGIDPSDVIGIGTDFTACTMVPVRSDGTPLCELDGFGDRPHAYVKLWRHHSPQLQADRINAVAAQRNEFWLPRYGGLISSEWEFAKALEIFDEDPQVYQAMDHFVEAADWIVWQLSGTYVRNACTAGYKGIRQDDRYPSPEFLAEVRPGFADFVAEKLDHRIGRLGERAGTLTPQAAQWTGLPEGIPVAVGNVDAHVTVAAADAMEPGHLVAIMGTSTCHVMNSDVLREVPGMCGVVRGGICEGSWGYEAGQSGVGDIFGWFVDNCVPESYQIEARRRGLSLHEHLTELAGRQRVGEHGLVALDWHSGNRSVLVDHELSGVMIGQTLATTCVDMYRALLEATAFGTRMIVETFSDSGVPVTELVVAGGLLKNHLLMQIYADAVGLPLSVVPSAQAPALGSAIHAAAAAGAFTDVRAAAAQMGTRTRNAYTPIPDNVAAYDRLYREYVAAYEWFGRGNQMMRRLRRVGARETVGATS
- a CDS encoding L-ribulose-5-phosphate 4-epimerase, translating into MTITSDVDHVIAALRRQVCDLHRHLTRYELVIWTAGNVSARVPDRDLLVIKPSGIDYDSMTADDMVVCDLYGNLVDGALSPSSDTAAHAYVYRHMPEVGGVVHTHSTYATAWAARAEPIPCVLTMAADEFGGEIPVGPFALIGDDSIGRGIVETLRDSRSPAVLMRNHGPFTIGPTARAAVKAAVMVEDVARTVHISRQLGPASTIDAADVTALFERYQNVYGQTVGTTTPSEESTR
- the araA gene encoding L-arabinose isomerase → MIASRLVTSQIWLITGSQSMYGQDILDQVADQSRQIAERLDGSTEIPVEVRWMPVVTDADSIARVLSDANTSTECIGVIAWMHTFSPAKMWIRGLKVLQKPLLHLHTQFGVELPWSTIDMDFMNLNQAAHGDREFGYIQSRLSFPRKTIAGHVSDPDTRRRIGSWVRAALGRAEQSALKVARFGDNMRGVAVTEGDKVEAEAHFGVSVDTYGVNDLVDVVDQIRPAEVDKLVREYEHTYRVAAELLPGGDRHTSLRHGAQIELGLRKFLQDGGFHAFTTNFEDLGGLRQLPGLAVQRLMADGYGFGGEGDWKTAVMLRTVKVMAEGLPGGTSFMEDYTYDLTPGRERILGAHMLEVCPSIAEGTPTLEVHPLAIGGREDPVRLRFVAAPADAVIIGICDMGARFRLVANEVRVVEPNAELPRLPVACAVWEPLPSWSTSAEAWLMAGAPHHTVMSTAITTETIDDLAVMTDTELLIIDAATTVRGFQHELKWNDVYHHVAAGL
- a CDS encoding zinc-dependent alcohol dehydrogenase, with translation MIAARLHAIGDLRVATEPDPDDAPPGWSLLAVTSVGICGSDLHWFTDGGIGENRIERPVVPGHEFAAVALSGPYAGRRVAVDPAIPCETCEMCLSEYHNLCPTVEFAGHGSLDGALQERMRWPDQLLHPLPDHLSDDAGALLEPLGVALHAVAVSHLRPGADVLVVGAGPIGVLTAQVAHRSGARRVFVVEPLEHRRRTALQCGADAAFPAEDGAAAVMDATGGRGVDVAIEMAGTDAAIATAVAASRPGARIALGGIPSQDLSAFSAAPARRKGLTFAMVRRMNGTYPRAIELAGGSMELDSLVSQRYPLSDAATAFTSAASRDGDKVVVSVSCS
- a CDS encoding cytochrome P450; the protein is MNTPVEDVAMDGPIDLRDPYPMFARRRADGGVFRGSVMDWSKTPDSLKPENLYAAVSFDAVNRVFRDGKAFNSTIYDATIGMFIGPTILAMEGKRHWEHRNLVSAAFKSRSLARWEPEIVRPVVDGLIDEFISDGSADLVRDFTFEFPTRVISRLLGLPEEDLPWFRRRAVELISYTVKYKRAFEASAALKDYFLTQIEKRRSAPTEDIIGDLVSAEIDGERLTDEAIFSFLRLLLPAGLETTYRSSGNLLYLLLTHRDQFDAVAADHGLIGPAIEEALRYETPLTTVQRFANEDTEVDGVPIPAGSVIDVCIGSANRDERRWERAEEFDIFRKRVPHLSFAAGEHTCMGLHLARMETRVACETLLTRLSDIQLLTDGDPHIYGQPFRSPTSIPVTFSRR